One genomic window of Ruminococcus gauvreauii includes the following:
- a CDS encoding phosphoglycerate dehydrogenase has product MSRKIAMTLEAREGYEMLRLQQLIRDHGFEPVFYDHLSTDGEVIEKLKDCDAVIAGGDEYNRHVLSELAKAGRLKIIARFGVGFDKVDLEAASEFGIAVTNTAGTMSMPVAELTMTLILSTARSIAFCDRKLREDGWFTGPAKGSLDGKTVGLVGFGAIAKKLAEYLSGFHCRILAYDICFDREAAGKLGVEQATIEEIAAESDFVSLHTPKTPETVGMWNKRLLAMMKPTAFLINTSRGDIVNERDLIWALENRVICGAGLDVFEEEPLPKDSPLLKMDNVILIPHNAGWNDQSELVTGGRALENIIDLFEGRRPRNILNPDYASHISGQKHVG; this is encoded by the coding sequence ATGAGCCGCAAAATTGCGATGACACTGGAAGCGAGAGAGGGCTATGAGATGCTGAGACTTCAACAGCTGATTCGTGACCACGGGTTTGAGCCTGTTTTTTATGACCACCTTTCGACAGACGGGGAGGTGATTGAAAAGCTGAAAGACTGTGATGCAGTGATTGCCGGAGGAGACGAATATAACCGGCATGTTCTGAGTGAACTGGCAAAGGCCGGGAGACTGAAGATTATCGCCAGGTTTGGTGTCGGGTTTGACAAGGTGGACCTGGAAGCTGCAAGTGAATTCGGGATCGCCGTTACGAACACGGCTGGAACGATGTCCATGCCGGTAGCGGAACTGACGATGACTCTGATTCTGTCGACAGCCAGAAGCATAGCCTTCTGCGACAGAAAGCTGCGGGAAGACGGATGGTTTACAGGACCTGCGAAAGGCAGCCTCGATGGAAAAACGGTAGGGTTGGTAGGGTTCGGAGCTATTGCGAAGAAACTGGCGGAATATCTCTCGGGGTTTCATTGCCGTATCCTGGCGTATGACATTTGTTTTGACAGGGAGGCGGCAGGGAAGCTGGGTGTCGAGCAGGCGACGATAGAGGAGATTGCAGCAGAATCAGACTTTGTCAGTCTGCACACGCCAAAAACGCCCGAGACCGTTGGGATGTGGAATAAACGTCTGTTAGCAATGATGAAGCCGACCGCCTTTCTGATCAATACCAGCCGCGGAGATATCGTAAATGAAAGGGACCTGATCTGGGCACTGGAAAACAGAGTGATCTGCGGGGCAGGGCTGGATGTGTTTGAGGAAGAACCGCTGCCCAAGGACAGCCCTCTTCTGAAAATGGACAACGTGATATTGATTCCTCATAATGCCGGATGGAATGACCAGTCCGAACTTGTGACCGGAGGAAGGGCGCTTGAGAATATCATCGATCTGTTTGAGGGGAGGAGGCCGAGAAATATCTTGAATCCTGATTACGCCAGCCATATCAGTGGGCAGAAGCATGTGGGGTAG